CGTTTGCGTTCGTAGAACGCCCAGTCGCCCTCGTACGTCTCGAGGCGGCCGCCTTCGACCTCCCACACCTGCGTCGCGAGGCGGGCGGCGAAGCGGCGGTCGTGACTGACGACGACGAGGGCGCCCTCGAAGGCGTCGAGGGCGCCCTCGAGGGTCTCGATCATCTCGACGTCGAGGTGGTTGGTGGGTTCGTCGAGGACGAGCAGGTCGTACGCCGATCGGCTGAGTTTCGCGAGGGCGAGGCGGGCGCGTTCGCCCCCCGAGAGGTTCGCGATGGTCTTGAACTGCGCGTCGTAGGGGAACAGGAAGCGCCCCAGCAGGTCGTGCGCTTCGCGCTCGCCGACCATCCGCGCGAGCTCCTCGACGAGGGTGGCGTCGGGGTCGACGCCGGCGAGCGACTGGTCGTAGTAGCCGACCCGGACGCGGGCGCCCCACCGCACGTCGGCGCGCGGGTCGTCGCTGGCGACCTCGCCGAGCAGCACCCGGAGGAGGGTGGTCTTCCCCGCCCCGTTCGGGCCGGTGAGGGCGACCCGGTCGCCGGCGCGGAGCTGCAGCGCGACGTCGTCGAACAGGGTGCGGCCGTCGTAGCGTTTCGTGAGGTGGCGGGCCTGGGCGACGAGGTCGCCGCCGTCGTGCGCGTCGAAGGTGAAGCCGACCGTCCGTTCGGCGCGTTCGGCGCCTTCGAGCATCCCGTCGCGGTGCCGGTCGAGGCGTTTCTCCATCGCTTTGGCGCGGCGCATGAGTTTCGCGTTCTGGCCGGCCCAGCCGTGCATGCGTTCGGTCATCGCCTCGAGGCGGGCCTCCTCCTTGCGTTGGTTCGCGCGGGTGCGGGCCTCGAGCCGCTCGCGCTCCTCGCGTGCGGCGCGGGCGGCGCCGGGCGGTCCGTCGTACGTCTCGATGCGGCCGCGGCGGACGTCGGCGGTGACGTCGCAGGCGCCGTCGAGGAAGGCGCGGTCGTGACTGACGACGAGGGCGGCGCCGCGGTAGCGCGCCAGCCACCCCTCCAGCCACCGGCGCATGGTGACGTCGAGGTGGTTGGTGGGTTCGTCGAGGAGCAGCACGTCGGGGGCGCGCATGAGGAGGCGGGCGAGGCCGAGGCGGGTGCGTTCGCCGCCGCTGAAGCCGTCGATCGCGTCCGCTTCGCGGCCGGCGAACCCGAGGGCGTGGAGGACCATGTCGCGGCGCGCGCGGCGTTGGTAGCCGCCACGCCGCTCGAAGGTCGCGTGCAGCGTCTCCCAGCGGGCGTACACGTCGGGGTCGTCGAGGCCGGCGTGCTCGAGGCGCCCGAGGGCGTCCTCCATGGCATCGAGGTCCGCGAAGGCGGCGTCGGCGACGTCGCGGACCGACGCGCCGGCGGGGAAGTCGGGGTCCTGCTCGAGGTGCCCGACGACGACGTCGTCTCGGCGCCAGGCCTCGCCGGCGTCGGGCGTCTCCTCGCCCCCGAGCAGCCGGAGGACGGTGGTCTTGCCGGAGCCGTTGCGGCCGACGAGGGCGATCCGCGAACCGGCGCGCACCTCGAGGTGGACGCCGTCGAGCACGACCTTGGTGCCGTACTGTTTGTCGGCGGCGCGGAGGGCGGCGAGGACCACGCCCCGAGTCTAGCCGAGGGCGGCGGCGCGTCACGACGCGGGGCGGCCCCGGCGTGGGCGTCGGCTCAGGCGAAGCGCAGGTTGGCTTCCTCGTCGAGGTCGAAGGCGTGCAGGTAGTTCGTGTCGACCAGGAGTTCGATGTCGTCGCCGGCGGCGACGGGCGCGTGCGGGTCGACGCGCGCGACGACGTTCTGGTCTTCGCCGACCGAGGCGATGATGTGCGTCTCCGCGCCGAGCGGCTCGACGACCTCGACGCGGGCCCGGACGACGTTGTCCTGTTCGGGGATCGCGGTGTAGCCCTTGAGGCCGAAGTTCTCGGGGCGGATGCCGACGTACACCTTCTTGCCGTCGTGCTTCTGGAGCTTGCCGGCGAGCTCGTCGGTGGGGCGGATGTCGAAGTTCGCACTGCGCAGCACGCCGTTCTCGACGCCGCCGATCATGAAGTTCATGGCGGGGCTGCCGATGAAGCCGGCGACGAACTTGTTGACCGGTTCGTCGTACAGCTTGACGGGGCTGTCGACCTGCTGGATGAGGCCGTCCTTCATGACGACGATGCGGGTCCCCATGGTCATCGCTTCGACCTGATCGTGGGTGACGTAGATCGTCGTGACGCCCAGGCGTTGGTGGAGTTTGCTGATGCTGGCGCGCATCTCGACGCGGAGCTTCGCGTCGAGGTTGGAGAGCGGCTCGTCCATCAGGAAGACCTTGGGTTCGCGGACGATGGCGCGCCCGAGCGCGACGCGCTGGCGCTGTCCGCCGGACAGTTCGCGGGGGCGCCGCTCGAGGAGGTGCCCGATCTGGAGGATGTCGGCGGCCTCCTGCACGCGCCGTTCGATGTCCGCCTTGGGGGTCTTGCGCAGGCGCAGCCCGAACGACATGTTCTGGTGCACGTTCATGTGCGGGTACAGCGCGTAGTTCTGGAACACCATGGCGATGTCGCGGTCCTTGGGCGGCATGTCGTTGACGACGCGGTCGCCGATCCGCAGGGTGCCGTCGCTGATCTCTTCGAGCCCGGCGACCATGCGTAGGGTGGTGGTCTTGCCGCAGCCCGACGGTCCGACGAACACCATGAATTCGGCGTCCTGGATCTCGAGGCTGAAGTCCTGGACGGCGGTGACGTCGCCGAACCGCTTGTAGACGTGATCGAGGGTGACTTCCGACATGGCCCGTGACCTCCAAAGGGGGATTTCCGGGGGGAGCGTAGCACGTCGGGTCGCGCCGCCCCTTGCCGAACGACCTGGATTCGGACTACGTTCGGTCCATGCCCCTCTCGCAACGCGTCCGCAGCATCTCCTACCTCAAGGCCCACGCCGCCGAGCTCGTCCGCGAGCTCGACGCGACCCGCGAGCCGCTCGTGATCACCCAGAACGGCGAGGCGCGCGCGGTGCTCCTCGACGTCGCCAGTTTCGACGCGCTGCAGGAGACCGGCGCGCTCCTCAAGATGCTGGCGATCGGCGAGCGCGAGGTCCGCGAGGGCGCGGTCCAGACCGCCGACGAGGCGCTCGCGGCGCTGCGGCAGGTGGAGCCGTGAGCGCCCGCGTGCTGCTCACCGACGCCGCCGCGCACGACCTCGACGAGGCGTACGCCCGCACGTACGCCGCCGGCGGCCCCCCCGAGGCAGACCTTTTTCTGGACCGAATCGAGGACGCCTTGGCGGCGTTGGCGGCGGCGCCCGACCGCGGCGCCCCCCTCCCCGACCTCCTCGCCCTCGGGCGCCGCGACGGCTTCGAACGCCGCGACGGCCCCTGGCGCTGGATCTACCGCCACGCCGGCGACGAGGTCCACGTCGTCGCCCTCGCCCACGAGGACCGCTCGATGCAGTCGCTCCTCACGCGCCGCCTGCTCGACGCGTGACGTCGCGACGCCCGCCGCGGGGCCGAACGGCGCGACCCCACGAGAACGCCCCGCACCGGTGCGGTGCGGGGCGTGGCTGGTGGAGGCGGCGGGAGTCGAACCCGCGTCCGAAGCCCCCTCAGCCCGGCGTCTACGCGTGTAGTCTCCGGTTTTCGTTCGGCGACGCGGACAGGTCGGAGACCCACCGTTCCGCACGCCTAGGCGCCTAAGGTTCTCGTCGTCGGGCCGGCGTCGGGACCGTCGGACCAGTCGGTTTCGGGACGTCGGGCCTGGCGAACCACCGACGGGGTTTCCAGGGGACGCTGACTACGGGTTACGCAGCCAGAGCGTAGTTCTGGTTGCCGGTTAAGGCGTTGCAGCTTGATGACGCGGCCAGCTGCGTCCGCGACGCGCAACCGGTGCCTCGGTCGAGCCCCGTCGAAGCCGTGTCGCCCCCTCGGGTGCCCACCAGGTGGTCGCTACCGCGAAGGCTACGCCCCTTCGCGGACCCGTAGTCTAGCACGCGCCTCGCGCGCCCTTCGCCGGCCGGGCGACGCGGCCCGCGTGCTACCGTTTCGCCATGAGCGACGCCGCGCACCCCGCGAGGACGGGCGCCCCCCCGGCCGCCGCGGTCCGGATGGAGGGCATCACCAAACGCTTCCCGCTGGTCCTCGCCAACGACGCCGTCGACTTCGACGTCGCCTGGGGGGAGATCCACGCGCTGATCGGCGAGAACGGCGCCGGAAAATCGACGTTGATGAAGATCCTCTACGGCCTGCAGGACCCCGACGCGGGCCACATGACGATCGACGGGGCGGCGTACGCGCCCGCCAGCGCCCGCGACGCCATCGCGCGCCGCATCGGCATGGTGCACCAACACTTCATGCTGGTCGCCCCCCTCTCCGTCACCGAGAACGTCGTCCTCGGCAGCGAACCCGGCCACGCCGCCGCCCTCGACTACGCCGCCGCACGCCGCACCACGCGCAACCTGATCGACCGCTTCGGCTTCGACATCGACCCCGACGAACCGGTCGGCGACCTCCCGCTCGGCCGCCAACAACAGGTCGAGATCCTCAAGGCCCTCTACCGCGACGCGCGCATCCTGATCATGGACGAACCCACCGCCGTCCTGACCCCCCAGGAGACGCGCGGGCTGTTCCGCTTCCTCCGCGAGTACGCCGCGGAGGGCCACGCCATCGTCTTCATCAGCCACAAGCTCGACGAGGTCATGGAGATCTGCGACCGCATGAGCGTCATGCGCGACGGCGCCATGATCGGGACCGTCGAGCGCGAGGCGACCGACACCGCCAAGCTGGCGACGATGATGGTCGGCCGCGAGGTGCTGCTCCGCGTCGACAAGGTCGACGCCGACGTCCGCGAGACCCGCCTCGCGGTGCACGACCTCCGCCTCCGCCACCCCGACAAACCCAAGGACCTGCTCGCCGGCGTCGACCTCGACGTGCGCGCCGGCGAAATCCTCGGCGTCGCCGGCATCGAAGGGAACGGCCAAAGCGAACTCGTCGAGTGCATCACCGGCCTCCGCCCCCCCGACGCCGGCACCGTCACCCTGCTCGGCGAGGACGTCACCGACGCCAGCGCCCGCAGCCGCCGCCACGCCGGCCTCAGCCACGTCCCCGAGGACCGCAACGCCCGCGGCCTCGTCGGCAGCTACGACGCGGCGATGAACGCCATCCTCGGCGACCACCACGACGCCCCGTACGCCGGCCCGCTCGGCCTCCTCGACCTGCCCCGCATCCGCGAGCACGCCCGCGCCATCATCGCCGCCTACGACGTGCGGCCCACCAGCATCGGCGTCCTCGCGCGCGCCTACTCCGGCGGCAACGCCCAGAAACTCATCGTCGCCCGCGAACTCGAGCGGGACCCGAAGGTCCTCGTCCTCGCGCAACCCACGCGCGGCGTCGACATCGGCGCGATCGAGTTCATCCACCGCCAAATCGTCCGCGCCCGCGACGAGGGCCTCGCCGTCCTCCTCGTCAGCGCCGACCTCAACGAGGTGCTGTCGCTGTCCGACCGCATCGTCGTGATGTACGAGGGCGCCCTCATGGGCGAACTCGACGCCGCCGACGCCGACCCCGAAACCCTCGGCCTCATGATGGCCGGCGCGACGGTCGACGCCGCCACCGCCGACGCCGCGTGAACGACCCCAGCGCCCCCGCGCCGGTGGCGATGCTCGACCTCGCCGGCGAGGTCGCCGACCACGAAGCCGTCCTCCTCGACGCCGTCACGCGCGTCCTGCGGTCCGGCCAGTTCGTCGGTGGGCCCGAGGTCGACGCCTTCGAACGCGCGGTCGCCGACCGCCTCGACGTGCCCCACGCCATCGGCGTCAACAGCGGCACCGACGCGCTCCGCATCGCGCTGGAGGCCGCCGGCATCGGGCCCGGCGACGAGGTCGTCACCAGCCCCTTCTCGTTCATCGCCACCGCCGAAGCGATCGCGCGCGTCGGCGCCACGCCCCGCTTCGCCGACGTCGACCCCGACACCCTCAACCTCGACCCAGGCGCGGCCGCCGCCCTCGTGACGCCCCGCACCCGCGCGCTGCTCCCCGTCCACCTGTTCGGCCTCCCGGCCGACGCGGCGGCGCTGCGCGACCTGGCGCGCGACCACGACCTGTTCCTCCTCGAGGACGCCGCCCAAGCGTTCGGGGCGCACTACCCCGCCCGCTGCGCCGGCTGCAGCGACGCGCCGCGCTGCCGCGCAGCGAGCCGCGACGCGCTCGCCGGCCGCGCCGTCGGCGCGCTCGGGGACGCCGCCGCGTTCAGCTTCTACCCCACCAAGACCCTCGGCGCGTACGGCGACGCCGGCCTNNNNNNNNNNCTGATCACCACCCACGACGACGCCGTCGCCGACGCCGCACGACGGCTCCGCGTCCACGGCTCCTCCGCCGCCGAGAAGTACCGGCACGAGGCGCTCGGCCACAACTCCCGCCTCGACGCGCTGCAGGCCGCCATCCTGTCCACGAAACTCG
The DNA window shown above is from Trueperaceae bacterium and carries:
- a CDS encoding ABC-F family ATP-binding cassette domain-containing protein, whose product is MVLAALRAADKQYGTKVVLDGVHLEVRAGSRIALVGRNGSGKTTVLRLLGGEETPDAGEAWRRDDVVVGHLEQDPDFPAGASVRDVADAAFADLDAMEDALGRLEHAGLDDPDVYARWETLHATFERRGGYQRRARRDMVLHALGFAGREADAIDGFSGGERTRLGLARLLMRAPDVLLLDEPTNHLDVTMRRWLEGWLARYRGAALVVSHDRAFLDGACDVTADVRRGRIETYDGPPGAARAAREERERLEARTRANQRKEEARLEAMTERMHGWAGQNAKLMRRAKAMEKRLDRHRDGMLEGAERAERTVGFTFDAHDGGDLVAQARHLTKRYDGRTLFDDVALQLRAGDRVALTGPNGAGKTTLLRVLLGEVASDDPRADVRWGARVRVGYYDQSLAGVDPDATLVEELARMVGEREAHDLLGRFLFPYDAQFKTIANLSGGERARLALAKLSRSAYDLLVLDEPTNHLDVEMIETLEGALDAFEGALVVVSHDRRFAARLATQVWEVEGGRLETYEGDWAFYERKR
- the ugpC gene encoding sn-glycerol-3-phosphate ABC transporter ATP-binding protein UgpC, with amino-acid sequence MSEVTLDHVYKRFGDVTAVQDFSLEIQDAEFMVFVGPSGCGKTTTLRMVAGLEEISDGTLRIGDRVVNDMPPKDRDIAMVFQNYALYPHMNVHQNMSFGLRLRKTPKADIERRVQEAADILQIGHLLERRPRELSGGQRQRVALGRAIVREPKVFLMDEPLSNLDAKLRVEMRASISKLHQRLGVTTIYVTHDQVEAMTMGTRIVVMKDGLIQQVDSPVKLYDEPVNKFVAGFIGSPAMNFMIGGVENGVLRSANFDIRPTDELAGKLQKHDGKKVYVGIRPENFGLKGYTAIPEQDNVVRARVEVVEPLGAETHIIASVGEDQNVVARVDPHAPVAAGDDIELLVDTNYLHAFDLDEEANLRFA
- a CDS encoding type II toxin-antitoxin system Phd/YefM family antitoxin; the protein is MPLSQRVRSISYLKAHAAELVRELDATREPLVITQNGEARAVLLDVASFDALQETGALLKMLAIGEREVREGAVQTADEALAALRQVEP
- a CDS encoding type II toxin-antitoxin system RelE/ParE family toxin, which codes for MSARVLLTDAAAHDLDEAYARTYAAGGPPEADLFLDRIEDALAALAAAPDRGAPLPDLLALGRRDGFERRDGPWRWIYRHAGDEVHVVALAHEDRSMQSLLTRRLLDA
- a CDS encoding ABC transporter ATP-binding protein — protein: MSDAAHPARTGAPPAAAVRMEGITKRFPLVLANDAVDFDVAWGEIHALIGENGAGKSTLMKILYGLQDPDAGHMTIDGAAYAPASARDAIARRIGMVHQHFMLVAPLSVTENVVLGSEPGHAAALDYAAARRTTRNLIDRFGFDIDPDEPVGDLPLGRQQQVEILKALYRDARILIMDEPTAVLTPQETRGLFRFLREYAAEGHAIVFISHKLDEVMEICDRMSVMRDGAMIGTVEREATDTAKLATMMVGREVLLRVDKVDADVRETRLAVHDLRLRHPDKPKDLLAGVDLDVRAGEILGVAGIEGNGQSELVECITGLRPPDAGTVTLLGEDVTDASARSRRHAGLSHVPEDRNARGLVGSYDAAMNAILGDHHDAPYAGPLGLLDLPRIREHARAIIAAYDVRPTSIGVLARAYSGGNAQKLIVARELERDPKVLVLAQPTRGVDIGAIEFIHRQIVRARDEGLAVLLVSADLNEVLSLSDRIVVMYEGALMGELDAADADPETLGLMMAGATVDAATADAA
- a CDS encoding DegT/DnrJ/EryC1/StrS family aminotransferase: MNDPSAPAPVAMLDLAGEVADHEAVLLDAVTRVLRSGQFVGGPEVDAFERAVADRLDVPHAIGVNSGTDALRIALEAAGIGPGDEVVTSPFSFIATAEAIARVGATPRFADVDPDTLNLDPGAAAALVTPRTRALLPVHLFGLPADAAALRDLARDHDLFLLEDAAQAFGAHYPARCAGCSDAPRCRAASRDALAGRAVGALGDAAAFSFYPTKTLGAYGDAGL